The Rhodamnia argentea isolate NSW1041297 chromosome 10, ASM2092103v1, whole genome shotgun sequence sequence CGCACGCGCGCGCACACACTCATATGGAAACAGAGAGCACACCTGTTCTTTTCTAGCCCAATAAGGAAGCCAGCTTCAGCCAAGCCTGCTAATAGACTTCCTGTGCCTGCATCTTTCCCAGTCACAGCATATTCGCTTACAAAAGCCTGAACAAAGCAGATCACAAGATCAACAGTGTTGCATGGTTGGATGTGCATATTAGTTATGAGTAGACAAATCAGACCACACCTTTGGACCATCGCGAGACGTCTTATCAAACTTATGAGCCATAGAAAATAGATTATTGGCAGAAGTATAGACCTAACCAAGAAGCCAAGGTATTCATCAGTACTATGATAAAGAATATAACACAAAGAAATCTGCACCAACGGGCAATTACAGTGCTAAAGATGTCAATGCTTGACTTACGTGATAATCATAGAAATCAGCAGGGTGATTTAACGGTTGAGAAGAGCCATCGCAGTTAGAAATCATTTTAATGTCTGGATAGGCACTTTTAATGGCGCTATGAAACTTGAGGTAATTCCCTGGTCAGTTTGATACAAAAGGTAGATCTTACTGGATCAGTCCTACATTCCAAGTTCAGACACAACATCAGGAGAAAGGGGATGACAGTCACAAACCAACCTAGGTAATTCTTCTTGCCACAGTCTTCATTCCCGATAGCAACATATCTTAGGTCAAAAGGCTCGGGGTGTCCCATTTTAGCTCGCAAGGAGCCCCATGTAGAATTGGGATCCCCTCTAGCAAACTCTATGCCGTCAAGTGCTTCCTGGAGTTAAGTTAAAGGTCATTGACTTTGAGATAACCTTCATtaccagaaaaacaaaaacaaacaaagccttcaAATGGACAGATGGTGAAAAATTTATCTCATGAGGAAGTGCTGCAAACCGTCGACATAACATCAAAAAGGATATTCCTATAAACTCAAGGACTAACACTTACAAAAAGAGCAGCTAATAAATGTCCAGATAAGAAACCAGTGGTTCACACTTTACAAAAAGAGCAGCTACAATGTTTTCACATAATTGAGACGACGACCAAATGATCAAGATCCATGAGTCTCATCCTTACTAACAACCTAAAGTgttgaacaaaagaaaaggcagcTAATGGAAAAGGAATGCTGTGCCCAGATGGGTCCATCAACTTCACTCGATATTTTATCTTCTTGCTTTCTAAAAGTAGAAGTCATTTACTCACAATGAAAACTTGTGCCGAAGTAACTGCATACTGATGGAATATATTCATGGAGGCATTCCACACTATATGAGGGCATTAAATGCAGTAATCTATCAGTGCACATTGACACTGTCCGGTTCTGCTTCAGAGATGACGAGACATACTTATAGATAATCGTGTAAGCCTACTGTTGCTCATTAACTGATCAATGTCAACGCGCCATCAACTGGCTAGATTGGACGGTATTTGGACTCACCTGTACAAAAGGCAATACAACAGAAGTATCTACTTGATCGTTGTGGCTGATTCCTGCAGAAAGAGAAAAGTAACAgagtaagaaagaaagatcagCAGAATATGGTAAACAAGGATAAAAATGTAACATAGCATCAAGATGCTAAAGTACCGTTGTTAAAAACCCAAATTGGTCGAGCTTTCAAGTCCTCTGCAAGCTGCAAAGAAAAAAACCATGCCATTATACAACCAAACCAAAAATTTAGATCTTCAAAGTCCCAGAAGCACTGTTACAAGAATAAAAAGTGGCAACCAAAAGCATAAATAATGACCTGAAGGAACTCAAAGTAACCGAGACCATCATCGGTCCAATACATCCACACGTCACCAAAGTGGCCAGGTCTCTCTTCCCATGGTCCAACAGTTTCTTTCCAGCGAAATGCATTTCTTAACCATTCACCTTCAACAAAACAGCCACCTAGAGGAAAAATGAAGTAAAGATGCTTCATGAGCTAAGAAGAGAAGCATGAGTAATTTATCAAGCTAATCGTGAGCAGTTCTGTGGATATCTATTACAATGCCTATTGATGATTATAGACACGCAAAACTTGGGTCAGGGAAAAATTATTGATGAGAgaagaaaatacaaaaggtGGGGCTTCAAaaaatgggttaatatcacgaaaaaccccaaactggtacagcTGCGACAATTTACTCCTCAAACTGTTACACCTGTGACAATTTAGCAAAACCGACATGGATTTCCATGTGAACTTGccatgtcaattgagtccagcACAACACACGGTAAGATTTGATGGAAGCTAATGGAGACTAAAtatgtcataggtgtaccagatTGGGGTTTTTTGGtgatccaaaaattagtttgggataaatttgtcacaagtgtaccggtttggggttcaGATAATTAAAAGGAGAGAATAGTCTCCATGCAGCTCGGTTGATATAAATCTTACTGCTATATGAAGAACTAATAACCACagtattgaaaaatcaatttatagcCAATTTTTCCAGAAAAAACTTAGTTGAAACAGTTTTAAGTCAACGAGTATAATTTCATGGAACTCTTCCCTGTGCCGAACATTGACATCTAAAACATCCGTTTAACAAATCAATGCTGCATTAAATGAAGTTCAGAGGAGCAATTCTGCAAGTACAGTGGGCTTGGAAATCGAGTCTTTACATCTGAATTTGGTCTCGGTCAAGATTAGATGGTGGATACTCAGGTTTTagataaaatgaaattaattctATCCTCCAATAgacaaatttaaaacaaaactaAAAGGCCAAATCGCATTGGAGTTAATGAAGAAACTGAAATATGTATTAGATACATTctatgcatgcatgcataagCACCTACAAACCTGCAGCCACCTATGAGTGAGAACACATAAGAATGATTAAATGCTCAAAGGTTTCTCGTTAATCAATCCTACCTAATCGAACATTCCATATTGGTTGCCCTCCACATTGCAGGTTCGAGTCATTTTAGTAGACGATATCAAGTCCCGAAATTTAAAGATCAGCTTAGTGCAGATACATGCATTAGATGCAACTAGGGAAAATTAGCATCTGAGATCACCCATATTCAGTCTAGATGCACACAGTCCACCTCATATTATGTTGATGTAACATGAGCTAAAAGGTAAAAGCAAAATTATATACCCGGGAATCTGATGAATTGAGGTTTAATATCTTCAAGCATTTCAACAAGCTCAGTTCTGAAACCATGTCCCTGTGCAAGGTAAATTTTTGGAAGAACATCAAGGGACGTTTAGAAAAGCAAGTAATAAGGCATAATTTTTTGCAGAAAGCAAAGAACTGCAGCATTAAAAGCACCTATAGCCAAGTTCTCGTGCTTCAACTCAAAGCACGTAGATTCACATCCCATGCTTCAGCAActccacaaagaaaaaaaaaagttgataccTTGTACGTGTCCAGAGGCATAGCTGAGACTTGATCAAACCATATCACTCCCTTATCTGTGGTTGTCAACTGAAGTCTAGAATTGGTATTTGATTCCTTGGCTTGCAAAAGAACCTCCATCTTTGTCCAGTTTGATACGTCAGAAGAAGAAGCTCTGCATTAAGACTTTCAAACATCATCATGCTGATCCAGTAGATCCTCTCTCCTGGCATCACTCTATTAAGACTCTTCATAGCTCCTAATGCACACTATTTTCAATCAAAAGGAAAGAAGCTACCCCAGAAAGGCAATAAGATGGACTAGAGAGAGTGCAGAATGAAATTCAATGGTCCCCAAGGCTACCACATTTTCTAAATAGCACTATATAACTACAAGCACTTAAATTGTACTTACATTATGTTCGCAGTAGCCAGAGTTGGTGTCCCACTTGAGCCCGTCAAAGATACAGATACATTAATTGATCCTGATGAGCGAACATAAAGGACCACTATGTACGTCTTCGCTTCTTCTATATTCTGAAGAGAGACAAAACATAGGATttgaagtacaaaaaaaatattcaaaagcaGATGGAAAGAAGACAAAATCATCCAAGCATTCAAAAATAGATCCATGAAGTTGAGAGAAATGTTGAGGAGATCTGAaatgttttggaaaatgaaaaactgGAATCGAACAGATAGAGATGAGAACCTGAAGCCATGTTTAATATTATTCATGGAAGATCAGAGCATAAGGAAAACAATGATTGTTTAGGAAATAAACATCAAACAGTCAATAGTACTCACCATGCCCCAGAATCCTGGGTTATACACACCGACACCACCAGCTGGACACATATTATGACCTTGGCTGTCACAAAGCACATCCATCttaagtgcaattttattgCGTTCAAAGCATGATGACCGGTCGGTTGAAACAACCAAAGACGACTCGTCCCCAATTATTGACCAAGGGTCGATGTTTGAGGGTGTATTAGGGCCCCCAGCTTCAAATCCTGGAGTTAGAATGAGTCACGAAATTCGTTCAGGTGATGGCACCTTCATAGTGCAGGAGTTAACATAAAAAACTGCCGATCCTTTAAAATATGAAGTTCATGAGAAGATGAGAGGTAGACTGGGCACAAAAAAATAGACAGATTCTACTATGTCCATTAACCACCGGATAATAGAAAACGAAACATTCTTTCGAAGAGTAAAGTGTTATAATAGGAAAGCATCCTAATAGCGTGCTCAATCATGCGCAGATGAGTCTACATGCATAAGCAACTACTTCCCCCTGTATACCAGATGTCTGAGAAATAATTTGGCAATCCATTCCGACCAAACCAATAGGAGCAGGGACACATCCAATTCCAACAACAACTTAGCTACGTAAAGTAAGCACTCCTGTTGAGTGTACCGTTTCCAATACAGCCCTTCAAGAAGCAACGGTCCACATCTGAATTCATTTTTTCACAGAAACTGAAGCGGCGAGCCATCTCAGATTATCTAAAATTTGATAGTAATCAGCACAGTAGTCTGAAATATAAATTAGATAAGCACACTACATCCCCATTCttgtttgaagaaattaaacGAATCCTGAGATCACCTCTGTTGCTTACAAGCTCTGCCCACAATCCTCCAGCCCCAGCATGGTTGATCTCCTGCAATGATGACACTTCATATAAGGCAGATCCACCATCATAGAAATAAGGTACAGCAAAAGTTAGAAATCAAGTCAAGTCGCTGAAATGCATCAACCAGTAGAATGGACGTTCAAAAGTAACTAACGAAATAATGATACTTTTGCTGTTCGTCTCCTTAGGCAAGTCAGTAATGCAGCAAACAATTAAAAACCAATAGACTCGCACGAGTGTTGCCACACACAGAAACTCAGGGCCATCTCAACATGGCATCAAAAGGTCAAACAGATGATCATGAACGCAAGTCTATCAGTTCACTGAAAGTTCTCCGTAGACAAGTTCACATGAGGGTACAAATAATTGCAACAAAGAACATCGAAAGAATAGAAGAATGAACTCTTCTAGGGTCCTGAACAGACCTCAAAGAATATACCGAAAAGCGTTTCAGGTATCGGCTGACCCGTGGAAGCATTAACGAGCAGCAGTGCAGTCTGATTCACCTCAACATCAAGAGCAAAACATTGCCATACAGAAGAAAGGCCAATGAAGAGGAATAGCAGAAGGCCACTGCTAGGAACTGCTTTGCAAACCCGCATTGTCACTCCTCTACCACAGTCAATTTCAGCACGCCCTAATGAAGGGGAAGTTCAGTAGAAAACTCAGTCATGCCACGATCGATAAGATTgatatcaaagaaaagaaaataaagtcaAGATCACCACGACTTGGCTTTGTAGAGGTAATCTAATCCTGCCCAAACATAGAAAACCTAGTACTTATAACCTTTTTTAAAAACCTCGTCACAACATGTTGTCACTATCTGGACTCATCGAGACAATTGATGCTGATACAGAAGATGAGGTAACGACAGCAAATTCCAAGCTTTTCATCACCCACAGAGACAATTCCAAATTTTGGAGCAAATGAGAAGCAAACAGTACAGAGGCACAACAATCGCTAAAGTAATCCTTCAACACTCTGAATCTAAGCAAAGATCGAACCTCGGTTAGAACTGGATGACAGAGAAAAAAGAACGAATACTTCTGTCTCTCTCGTTTACAAGATATTTATCTGGTGAAAACGATCACGTACCTGAAATGCCCGAATGACAAAAGGCCAGTGACAGACAGAGTCAACGAAGAAGTGGGTATAAGCAGGACCGGTAGTTAAACAGAACGAAAGAAAAGTTAAGGAAAAAATTGTGtttttttggtgaaacaaaGAGAATTTATAAATGATTAGGAGCTCCACTGCGAGTTGACTCATGCAATGCGGAGGGGGCAGAGTGCCGATTCTTATCGCGGCAAAaactgggttttttttttttttaatgatcttTTGCCTTGCTTTCACGTAAGAGCTTCATCCCGTTTTGGCTTTGGATTAGAAGCAACACTCTCCTGTCGGCCCCGTTTGAAGATTTCCTCCTTGTGGGACCGGCGATGAAGAGCCGGCGAATAGGGggaaggcggcggcggcggcggcgaggcggGTCTGCACGCCACGCGCCGCGCCGCCCATCGACAAGCACAAGGCGTGTCCTGTACTTCGTGTCCGCTTCTCCGGATTCGGTCGCGCGTACGAAGGACATGGAAGTATCCGTTTTCGAGGTGCTTCCGTAGCTCTACCGTTCTGCTTAGATTCCATCTCCCCTAATTACGGAACCACAAAATACATTCCCGGATGAAAAGGGTTTTAGTTATTCATTGTAAAAGAGATTGCGAATTTTTTCAGTCTAGTCAAAAAGTTTGTTTGGTACGACAGCCAAAGAATACTCGTAGCAACGACAATCTATAAGAACTATGGACAGACATCTCAAAATTGTTTAAGAAAGTTGTCTCAGCTGATAGATGTTTTGCAACCAACTTTCCTCATCAAGTTTAAAAGGCTTTCTCCTCTTTTATTGACCTGGAGTTTGGGATCGATCCGCACGGCGACCTGGAGTTTGGGATTGATCCACACGGCGACTCGGCTTACTTTGTATCGAGAGAGTTCTAGAGAGAGACCCTCCGAGGAGGAATTTTGTGGATATCAAATGACAAACATGACTCTCCTTTATATAATACGGGATTTTGACATACAACTGtaaatcttatcttatcttatcttatcttatctaaTGGCTAAGATCATCTCCCATCTACCTAACCATCGACATTAAATAGGAAGGTTCTAGAACATAAGGCAAATTACCAACTCGCCCGTCCTTGGGAACCTTTTAGAAACTAGTAGAAAACCCTAGGATCCAAGACACAACAAGTCTTGGGATCATCTCGGCCATTTGCATGACCGGTTGGGGCACGAAAATCTCGGCTTGTGTCATTCTTCCCCACCCATTTGAGCGCCGTTCTCGGTGCTCTTGGCTCGGGTTGTTTCTTCGCAgtggaatttttcttttggtcgtcCGTATCCTTCTTCTGGATCGTCGATTTCTTTGAGTTTTTATTGTGTTGTCTACGAGAGCACTTCTTCTTTGACTTCGGGACTTGAGGTTTCTTCGGTTCTTTGACCACTTCATGAGTCATTAGCGACTCATTCTTTGTTTTGGGCGCACCAATGTCTTCTAGCTTTGGAAATAGCACATTGATTAACAGagtgttttgtgtttttgtggGCAGCTCCCACTTTTCCTTTGGCATCACCAAAGGTCGGGTCTTCACACTTGAATCAGGCCGCATCTCAACACTTGTCTTTCTTTCCATGAGTCAAATCGTGTTGATGTTCTTTGTCTCTTCCACTTTTTTGAACATTGTTATGATCGATGGGCATTCGGAATCGGGGATGATGATCGACTTGGTTCTCAAATCCACCATCGCACTAGCCCTTTAAAGAAATCCATACCCAGTAGGAGATCATAATCGTTCCTGTAATGATTTGAGTGTCTACTTGACTCAAGGGGCAAGCTACAATGGAAAATGGTTTTACCAATGTAGTTAGAATTGTACAAGGAGGTTGCTGATATAATCTTGGTCTATCATGTCATAAAATTAGGGAACACAAACTAGTATCCCAACCTTTTACCTGCGAAATTTTGTTTGCTTGGTGAAATAAATTCGAGGTTCGTGATATTGGGCATTTGATGCGAAATGGTTTATTGTTGCTTGTCATAGATTGTGGTCTAATGACTAGATTGGATCGATTTCCAACAACTCCTAAAGATGGGGTGAGGCTTGATACATGATTTTGCTTTGGGACATGAATTTGAGAATTGAGATTCGATTGGAAAGCGAGTTAGGAAATTCGGGTCGAACATGCTTGATGGTCGGTCAAGTTCATCAAACACGTATATATCTgctttcaaaaaatgagttatCCATACGAAACCGGTCTCATGAAATATGGGTTACAACcgtccaaagaaaaaaaaaatgttcacaaCCCATTTTtcagctctttttttttgtaagtatttcaatttatacattttttattttatttagtaattttttattgtttaatttgcttgttttatttgatgtgaagttttcaTTCGGGTAATATATACATGTGAAGAGCTTAAAGTATCTTAAATGAGTTTTATAGGTTTTCCTGGAATATTAGTGTGTTTtggtaatat is a genomic window containing:
- the LOC115732017 gene encoding LOW QUALITY PROTEIN: alpha-L-arabinofuranosidase 1-like (The sequence of the model RefSeq protein was modified relative to this genomic sequence to represent the inferred CDS: inserted 1 base in 1 codon), which codes for MRVCKAVPSSGLLLFLFIGLSSVWQCFALDVEVNQTALLLVNASTGQPIPETLFGIFFEEINHAGAGGLWAELVSNRGFEAGGPNTPSNIDPWSIIGDESSLVVSTDRSSCFERNKIALKMDVLCDSQGHNMCPAGGVGVYNPGFWGMNIEEAKTYIVVLYVRSSGSINVSVSLTGSSGTPTLATANIIASSSDVSNWTKMEVLLQAKESNTNSRLQLTTTDKGVIWFDQVSAMPLDTYKGHGFRTELVEMLEDIKPQFIRFPGGCFVEGEWLRNAFRWKETVGPWEERPGHFGDVWMYWTDDGLGYFEFLQLAEDLKARPIWVFNNGISHNDQVDTSVVLPFVQEALDGIEFARGDPNSTWGSLRAKMGHPEPFDLRYVAIGNEDCGKKNYLGNYLKFHSAIKSAYPDIKMISNCDGSSQPLNHPADFYDYHVYTSANNLFSMAHKFDKTSRDGPKAFVSEYAVTGKDAGTGSLLAGLAEAGFLIGLEKNSDIVEMASYAPLFVNSNDRRWNPDAIVFDSSHYYGTPSYWVQRFFAESSGATLLDTTIQANSSSSLLASAITWTNSEDKKSYIKIKIVNFGSSAVNLSIAISGLDQNWIQKSGSSKTVLTSANLMDENSFSVPNKVVPIESLLENAGKEMDVVILPYSFTSFDLLKESTSIXIKGDDDSSRSSM